The sequence TCAATGTAGAAAAGGAAAAACTCAACAGATTGCCAGATAGAAGATATGAGACCTACGATATTGCAAAAAGAACTGTAAACACCTACTCCCACATCTATTACAGGTACAACTACTACTCTGTGCCTGAAAAATACATATCAGAAAAGCTCAATATTAGGTCAAATGGAAAGATAATGGAGATCTATGATTCATCGTTCAACTTAATAGCCACACATGAGCTTTCTCAATCAAAGGGTGAGTTCATAACAAAGGAAAGCCATAAACCCAAGATGAAGAAAAATCCCACAGATTCAGAATACACCACCATGACGCTTGATATAGGTGAAAGCGCCTACCTGTTCTATAAAAGGCTAAGAAAAGAGAAACCTGCCTCATATCACAGGGTAATGAGAGGTGTAATGTCTCTTTCAAAGGGATACCCCAAAGAGACAATGGAGCTTGCATTCAAAAGGGCAATTGATTTCAACTGCATAAGCTATTCCTCTTTAAAAAGCATACTGAAGAATGAGCTCTACAACATTCCCTACGACAAACCAGACTCACCCATAGCCTTAGGTTTTTATAACCCACTAAGAGCTTACGATGAAATGACAGATATAAAAGCAGATATGAAAACAGACATTATGAGTGGTGAGTGAAATGAAAGGGGTGGAAAATGTAAAAGATATGAAAAACATAGAAAGAAGACTAAAGGAGTTTAAACTCTCTGGCATTGCAAAGACACTTGAGGCAAGGAACAGGTATGCCATTGATAATAATCTGACATACATAGACTTCTTAAAACTCCTATTAGAGGATGAATACATAAACAGGCAGAGCAACTCATTTAGAAAAAGACTTACAAAATCAAAGCTTGACACAACAAAGACTTTAGATAGCTATGATTTCACATACCAACCAAAGCTAAACAAGAAAGAACTCTTAGACATTGCATCCTGCAGGTTCATAGAGGAGAAGAAAAACATCATATTCATGGGCAATCCTGGAGTTGGTAAAACCCACCTTGCAAATGCGATAGGATTAGAGGCCCTAAAACAGGGATATAAGGTCTTGTTCATCCATACCAACGATTTAATCCTAAAGCTCATATCTGCAAGGGGAGATGGAACCTACACCTCAATACTGAACCAGATTCTATCATCTGACCTTCTGATAATAGATGAAGTAGGCTTTAAAAAGATCCCATCCAACTATGTGGATGAGTTCTTTGAGGTGATAAGGAGAAGATATGAAAAGGGTTCAATTATAATCACCACTAATAGACCATTTGAGGAGTGGGCTAATATATTTTCAGATGCCGTTTTGGCCTCTGCCATAGTTGATAGACTTGTCCATCACTGCCATATATTCAAGATAACAGGTGAGAGCTATAGAATTAAACACCTAAAGGAGGCAAAAGATAATCAAAACAGTTTAAATTAACAATCCAAGGGGTGGGGAATTTAAATGACCCAAAGGTGGGGAAATTTGGTTGACTTTAACAGTTTTTGAGTATCTCTTTTGCCTGTTTTAGTTTCGATGGAACCCTTGAGATGAAAAGCATGTTGTTTTTCTTAAACTCTTCCATTGTTTTAGAACTAAAGAGGGCTGCATCGGCTATCACCTTTGTCTTTGTATTATTAGCATTCTTTAAAGAGTTAATATGCTCCTTTACTATATTGGCAAATGCCTGTGTATCTATTTTATTACCATCTGCAGGCTTCATCCATATGGGAATGCCTGCTTTGTGTTCTACTATAAGATTTAAAACCACCTGATTGAGCTCTGGATGGTGGTCTCTGCTGTATCCCTGGGTGATAAAGACTGGGGTTGGCTCATACTCTTCTTCTTTTCCTCCTTTTCCCCATTTTCCTTCACTGTTATTTCCCTTTTCTTCTTTTCCATTTCTTTCTTTTACTTTTCCTTTTTCTTTTTCTTTTTCTTCTTTCGTCTTTTGGTTTGGATACTTACCGTCAAGATGAAAGCTTGCGCTGTCTAAGTGTATGGTAGAGGGTGTAAGGTTCAGTATTTTGAGTGCCCTGCTTGCTATCTTTTCATACAGTTCACTTACGCCGTATTCAAAGAGCTTATCTAATGTTCTACCAAGTGCATCATCGTTGAACCAAGGGAAGTCAACATCCCTTCCGAATAATCTCTTTAGTGGTTTGTCTTTGAAGAAGAGAGGAGTTAGGTAGAGTTGCTTGTTGACATAACCAAGACCGTTAAGGATCATTGCCTTTGTTGCTTCGCCATAGCTTAGGTTCTTTGATTTGCTTGATGATGGTATTTCATCATCTATGGTTTCTGCTATCTTTAGTTCGTCTATCATACCAGCTATTAGTCCTAAGTGATCCATGTTCTTGATAACTGCTTTTTGTTGTAACATTTAAATACCCCCTCTTTTTAGAGGGAGATGTAAGCATTTTCTGTTCCGTTTATTCTAAGACCCTTTTCATTCTTTTACTCTGTGCATTTGGGTTTGGTCAAATAAGATAGAGGTTTGAGTGCGGAAAGGGGGATGATAAAACCCTGCTACATTAAATCTTTTTTTCCTTGCCAATTTTATTCTTTCATAGTTTTAAAGATTATAATATTTCTCAGTAAAAAAGTAAAGTCCCGGCCCCGTCTAACACTACTGTCTAACATGCAGCAAAATGATATAAATCTTTAAAATCAGCTTTTTTATTTCCTATTAAAAAACTTTTCATTCCAGCTTTTTTCCAAATTCAATATCGGATAATGAATCTCCAACCATTATAGAATTTCTAAAATCAATATCAGGAAAATCTTTTTTTGCTTGCAATGCCATACCTATTTTTGGTTTTCTACAATTACAAATTTCTTTTTTATAATCATGAGGGCAATAATAAATTTTATCAATTTTAATGTTTTCTTTGCTCAAAACAGATAACATATTTTTATGAATAACCTCTAAATCTTTTTCGGTCATTAGTTTTCTACCTATTCCCCTTTGATTTGTAACTATTATAATCCTATCAAATAAACTATTTAATATTTTCAAAGCTTCTATTACATTTGGTAAAAACTCAAACTGTTCCCAATTCCTTACATAATCATTTTCTATCTTTTTATTTATCACTCCATCTCTATCTAAAAATAAAGTTTTCACTAAAATACCTTTTTGCTTTTTCATAATCTTCTGGAATACCTATATCTATAAAATAACTATTAAAAACTTTTCCTTTTGCTTTTAAGTTTTGAAAATTATTCTCTAAAAACTCTTCAAAAGAAAACTTTTTTGGCAAATTAAAATCATCAAAAATTTCTCTTTTTAATAAATATATTCCTCCATTGATAAACCCCTGATTATAATATGACTTTTCTTTAAAATTTTGAATATATCCATCTTCATCTATTTCAACAACTCCATACCTGTCAAAATCTTTCATTTCTTTTAATGCAATTTCTATTAAATTACTATCTAATTTCATTTTTGACAAATCAACATCAAAAAAAGTATCCCCGTTTAAAACATAAACTTCATCATTCTTTGTCAACCTTAAAGAATCTTTTATAGCTCCGCCTGTGCCTAATTGTTCTTTTTCTATATTATAAACTAATTCAATATCTTTATATTTATCACCAAAATAATCTTTTATCACTTCCCATTTATACCCAACAGATAAAATAACTTTTTTTATATTTTGATTATTTAAAAACTCTAAAATATACTCTAAAAAAGGCTTATCATTTATAGGAGCCATAGGTTTTGGAACATCACTAACTACACTTCTAAGCCTTGTCCCAAGCCCCCCAGCTAAAACAATAGCTTCCACTAAAATCCTTTACCAAAAATAGCTTCTTCTATAACTGAGCATAAAATATGGCCTATTAATATATGAGCTTCTTGAATTCTTGGAGTTTCTCTTGATGGCACACATATACAATAATCACATAAGTTTTTCATCTTTCCTCCACTTTCACCTGTTAAGCCAATTGTAATAAGCCCTTTTTCTTTTGCTGTTTTTAATCCTTCTATAATATTTTTTGAGTTTCCGCTTGTAGAAATCCCTAAAAATACATCTCCTTTAACTCCATTTGCTTCAATTTGTCTTGAAAAAAGATATTCATATCCGTAATCATTTCCAATAGCCGTAATAATGCTTGTATCAGTTGTAAGAGCTATTGCTGGAAGAGCTGGTCTATCGAAATAAAATTTACTAACCAATTCTCCTGCAATATGTTGAGCATCAGCAGCACTTCCTCCATTACCTGCAATTAACAGCTTATTTCCCTTTTTATAAGTCTCTATTAACAAATTACCAATTTCTAATATCTCATCGATTAATTTTTCATTATCTAACATATTTTTTTTTACTTCATAAGACTTTTTTATTTGATTTTTTACAAAATTTTTCATTCTCTCTCCTTTTTAATTCAAAATTTATAATTTAAAATTTATAATTAATTTATACTTTCCATCCTTTTGTTCCTTCTTTTGTAAAATGAAAATTATAAACTTGACCGCCTTGTTTGTTAAGCAAATTAATTAGATGATATTTTTTAGTTGGATCTACCATAAAAAACATAAATCCACCACCACCTGCACCACTTACTTTACCACTATACGCACCATTTTCCATTGCAAGATTATAAACTCTATCTATTTCACTATTTGAAATAGCTGAGCTTACTCTTTTTTTTGCTTCCCAAGACTTTCCTAAAATTTTAGCAAAATTTTTAATATCACCTTTTAATAAATACTCTTTCATCCTCACGGCATCTTCTTTTACTTCATGCATAGCTTCAAGGGATTTTTCTTTTTTTAAGACACTTTCTTTTTCTTTTTCAATAACACTTGCGCTTCTTTGTATGCCTGTGAAATAAAGAATCATACTCTCTTGCATTTCATCAATTATCCAATTTTTTATTCTCAAAGGATTAACGATTACCCTTTTATCTCCATAAAACTCCATAAAATTAAACCCTCCAAAAGTAGCAGCATACTGATCCTGTGCTCCTCCAACTATTCCGATATCTTCTCTTTCTATCTCATATGCTAACCTAGCTATATCATACTCTCCTAATGGTAAATGTAACCATTCTACAAAAGCCTTTATAATAGCCACTACTAATGTAGAACTACCTCCAAGCCCACTACCACTTGGAACATCTGAATATGTAGTAAGTTTAAAAGAGAGTGGTTTTTTAAAGAAATTTTTTACAATTCTATTATAAATTCCTTTATATAAATCCATTTCCCCATCTAATTCTAAAAACTCTTTGCTATCAATTTCTAAATATTCATTATTATCAAGAGAATGAAAAATAATTTTTCCATTGTTTAACTCTTCTAATGTAGTATGAGCATACAATGAAATTGTAGTATTCAATACATATCCAACATATTTGCTTGCATATACATCTAAATCAGTTCCTCCACCTGCAAGACCTAGTCTAAGTGGTGCTTTACTTCTTACTATCATTCAACAACCTTTCAATCTCATTAGTATAAACATTACCATATATAGTCCAAGTAAAATTATTTCTTATAAACTCTCGTGCATTACTTTTTAAATATTCATACTTTACTTTATTTTTTTGAATATCGTTTATTGTATTTGCAATTTCATCAGGTTCATCACTAACTAAAAATTCTTTTTTATGATTTGCACCTATAGGGTTAGCTGCTAAGGAACTAACTACATTGATAGTCCCAAGAGCCATTGACTCAAGTATCTTGTTTTGAATTCCTGCTCCTGTTTGCATAGGAGCAACTACACACAAAGAAGATTTTAATATTTCATATGGATCTTCCACAAAACCAGTAACCTCAATATTTTTATATTTATTTGTTAAGTTCAAAATTTGTTTAGTAGGCTTTGCCCCCACAATAATAAATTTAATATTTTTATTTAATTTATTAAATACATTTTCAACAAACCATAAAACAGCATCTATATTAGGTTGATAATCCATTTTTCCAAAAAAAGCCACATAATCTTTATATTTGTCATTTATTTTTTCATATTCCAATAAATCTTCATTTACCCCATGAGGTAGAAATTTTATTTTGTCATTATTAAAATATTTTATTTCTTCTTTATTAAACATAAAAGTAGAGTCAAATATATTTATCATTTTTTTTTCGTAATTTAATAATCTATCCGCTTCAATTGAATAAACTAATTTCCATAATGGTGACTTTACTTTTTTTATAGATTTTTTATAATTTTGACCAATACTATCAGCCATATCAAATATTTTAGGTTTATTTAAATTTATGACATATTTTGTTGTTCTTACTAATGTTGAAATAATCAAATCTTTATCTTTAGCCACATTATTTATATAGTTTTGAACATCTTTAAAATAATAATAATTAACTTGTAATGGCTCTTTATTAAATAAACTCTTTGAAAGAGAAAAAAATAACTCTAATTTATTTTTTTGAAATACTTTATATGTAGTTGTATATTTTTTCAAAAATTCTTTTGATTTATCACCTAGTTTTTCACTTGTAATAGTTACTAAATGCACTTCATATCGTTTTGAAAGTATTTTTATAAGATTATAATTTTTAAGTTTATCTCCACCTATTGGTGGGTATGGCAATCTACTGGTTATTAATAAAATTTTTTTCATTGTTTCCCTTTGTATAAAATGCACTATTTAAAGCAAATGCAAACCAAAATGGCAAATATGCGAATGAACCAAATTGTATAACTGATGCAAAAGCAAATGCTAAATTATATATGAAATATAACTTGAACTTTGGATTAATTTTTATATTATATTTTAAATATTTTATCTGCTGTTTAAAAAATAAAAATAGAAGTCCTATACCAATAATTCCAGTTTCTGAAAATATCTTTGCATATAAACTTTTTGGATCTGCACTAACGGTAGCAATATCTCCTACAACTTCATTAAATTTTGAATAATCCACTGGTATTAAATTTATATAGTGATTAAAATATTGAGCATATCCACCCAGCCCTACTCCAAATGGATGATCCACAAAAATTTCAAATCCTATGTATGGATAAATTACGCGAATGAATGTTGAACCATCTAAAGATAATAATTCCCATAATGAAGTTGCGTCTAAGAATTTATATATTCTATTAATTGCATATCCTGTATTGGTAGATAAAATGATATTTATTAAAATACTCAATATAACAATAGAAATCACCAGAATAAAATAATATTTTAATTTATATCTGAAAGTAATAAGTTTTTTAAAAATATGAAAAAAATCATAAGATAAATATAGCATAAAAGCTGTTGCAACTATAGCAAATCCTTCTAATGAAAAAATCATTACAAATAATAAAAGCAATACATAAAATGATTTATTAAAATATCCATTTTTACAATAGTAATATAAATAGATGGGAATTGAAAAAATGATTATTTTAGAAGCCCACGACCCCTCACTTGATATCAATTGAATACGACTACTAACTTTTCCAGAAAATACTATACCAATAATATCTTTTAGTGAATGTGGTAATAATCCTTTCATTGATAAAATTTCTACAAAACCAATAACTGCAATGAGTATATATAATACAAAAAATTTATCAAATACTTTTTCTATATTATTTTTTATAAAAAAATATCTAATAGCAATGTATGAAAATATACCCAGAAAAACAGGTGCAATATATCTTAATGATAAGAAGATGTTATCTAACAATAAAACGGACTGAATACTTACAAAAACTAAAAATAAAAGTAAATAAAAAATATCTTTAGAGATTTTTAATCTTATAAGATATTTTAAAGTAATTAAAAAAGAAAAAGGTACTAAAAAAAATATACTTATAGGTCTATAATCTGATGGCATTACAGGTAAACTCATAAACGGAACCAACAATAATCCGAATAATAAAATAACATTTAAACTATTAGATTTTTTTAATATTTCATTCATAAAAGCTCTTTATATACTCCAATATATTCTTCTACAATATTCTCAACGAGTAAACTTTTTGCTTTTTTGATACACTCATCTTGCATTTTTACAATTTCTGATGGGTTGTCTATAAAAAAGTTCATTTTATCAATGAGTTCATCTTGATTTTTAAATAAAAAACCAGTCTTGTTTTCATCAATAGCTTCAATATTACCACCTTTATATGAAGCAATAACTGGTACTTTATACGAAAAAGCTTCTATTATAGATCTTGCAAATGGCTCAAACCAAAGTGTTGGATGAATTAAAACATCAATTTTCTTAAAAAAATCTTCAGGCTTTACAAAACCAATAAACTCCACTCTCTCATCATTGTATTTTTGTTTTAATTTTTCTATGTATCCATTGTAGTGCTCTTTACCAGCTAAAATTAATCGTATATTTGGATTATCAATTTTTTGAAAATTTTCAAGCAGTAACTCTACCCCTTTAATGGATGATATTAATCCAAAATAACCAAAAATAACATTTTTATTATTTTGCTTCTCAAATTCTAGATCAATTTTTAATATAGGGTTATATATGTATGTTTTAATTTTAGCATTTTTAAAATAACCATGTTCTAAATGCTTATCGAGTATAAATTTACTTACACCTGTAACAGCATCTACTTTTTGAGATACTACTTTTTTATTATATGTATAAATTTTACATTCAAGACATTGTTTTTCACAAGATTGTCCATTTTTTAGCATTTTTGAAGTGGCACAAATAGAATAATAGTCTCGTATTGTATGTACTAAAGGAAAGTTTAATTTTTTTATTATACTCCAAAGACTTACAGAAAATCCACCTATATTATTTGTATGACAAATATCTGGCTTTTCTTTTTGCAATATTTTTTCTATTTTATTAAAGGTAAATACATTGTAGTAATCTATAGCTCTCCATATACTTCTTTTTAGACTATTTTGACTATTTGCATCATAACGCCAAAATATATTTGGAATATGAACATAATAAACTTTTACACCATTGATAATATTTTCTTCATCTTTTTTACCCGTAGAAACCACTACAACATCAAAACCTTTTTTTACCAGTTGTTCTGCTAAAAGTTGAGTTGATTTTTCTGCACCCCCCATAATATATGGCGTATAAAGAGTATTAAAAAGTGCTATTTTCATAATTGTCTACCTAATGTATTATTTAATCCATCATTAACAGCTTTCCGAAATATATTATATTGTTCTTGATTTTTCTTATTTTTATATAATGATAAAAATGAAAAAAATAGTTTCTTGTTAAGATTGTAATAAAAATTGCTACTTATTATATTTTTTTCAAAATTGACTCTATTTCTTACTGTATAATAAACCCTAAATTTGTTTCCCTCATTTAAATATGAATAAAATGGTGAAGTTGCTTTATTCTCAAGTTGCCAAGAAACATCTATATCTTCTAAAATACTATCCAATACAACAAAAATTTTTCCACCACTTTTTGTAATTCTATAACTCCATTCATGGTCATCAGCATATAAAAAAAACTCTTCTTTTGGATAGCCAATACTATCTATCAATTTTTTATGAAAAAACATACCTCCATATGGAGCTACTGCTACTTTTCCACTTTTTATATTTGGATTCTCATGAAAAGTTTTTATCCCTATTTTTCTTTTTAAAACTCTTATAACTTTTTTAGGCAAATCTATAATATGAAATCCTAAAAAGCTATTCTTTCTTCCTAAAACTAAATCAGGATTGTCGGTCATAATAGCTTCTTTATATTGTATTCTATCGGGTCTATAAGAGAGAAGTGAAACTTTTTCTTCTTTATTTTCATCTTTCAATTTATTCCAAAAATCTTTTAAAACTTTCAAACTATCTTTTTGTGGTTGATTATCATCATCTAAAAGCCATATAAATTCACACTCTTCACATTTATAAGCTTCTTGTAATCCTCTTTTGTACCCACCAGCTGAACCTGTATTTTCATCAAGATAGATAACTTTTAATCTACTCTCTTTTTCTTCATACTCTTTTAACTGCTTTTTACTATTTTCTTCAGAAGCATTATCAACAACTATTATTTTATTCACACCCTCATTATAACAAGCATCCATAACTTGCTTCAAAAGATGAAATCTATCTCCATAGGTTACTATTACTGCACATACTTTCAATTATTATCCTTTGATTCTTTAAAAAATTCTACTACTTTTGAAAGTTTATTATTTATAAAAGGCGAAATATATTCATCAATAATAAAATCATTAGAATTATCAAGAATTTTAATTGATAATTTTTTTAAATATTTTTTCATTAAAGTATTAAAATCATTAGTAAAACCATTTTCTTTTAATTGAATATTTAATTGTTTTATATCTAAAAAGTCTTTTAGTAATTCAATATAAGCATACTGTTTCAATTTTATAATCTCAGGAGAAAAAGAACCATCACTTAATAATCTTTTTTCTTTTAATTTTGCTTTTATATAATCAATAAGTAAAGGATTTTCAATATTGAAAATCATAACATTATTCTACCCCAAAAGTCAAGACAACAACCTAATAAATTAATGTCTTTTTTATAAAATATCATATTAAGCTACTTTCCTAAAAAATTTAACAGCTTTTTTAGTTTTATTGATATTGTTTTCTAACCATTCATTATACACCTCCATAGGTTTTTTATAATTTAGTGATTGATGAAATCTTTGATTATTATAAAAATTGATATAATTTTTAATATCTTCTCTCAATTCGCTTATAGAGTTATATTCATTTAAATAAATTCTCTCAACTTTTGCACTTCTCCAAAATCTTTCAATAGCAATATTGTCAGTAGCTCTGCCTTTAGAATCCATTGATATTTCAATGCCGTTTTCTTTAAGTGTTTTCGTGTGTATATAGCTTGTATATTGACTGCCCTGGTCTGTATTGAAAATATCCGGTTTTGGATGTTTTTTTAATGCATTTTCCAATACATCCATTACAAAATCTGTATCCATTATATTTGATATTTTCCAAGATAAAATAGCTTTTGAATACCAATCAATCACTGCTGCAAGATAAACTGTTCCAAATTTAGTTTTTACATAGGTTATATCAGCAGACCATACCTTATTTGGTCTATCTATATCCACTCCTTTTAATTTGTATGGATACTTTTTATCATTGCTGTTTGGTATTGTTGTAAACACAGGTTTAACTGCAAGTATCGCCTTTATTCCCATTTCTTTCCTGTATTTCGAAACAGTGTTTAATGATACTTGATATCCTTCTGACAATAATTGCTTCCATACTTTAACCTCTCCATATACACACATAAACTCATCTTCGCTTATCTCTTTTATTCTCTGTTTTATTTTTATCTTTTTTTCATTTACTTTTGCTTCATAATATTTGTAACTTCTGCTTATTCCAAGCAATTTATGCTTTCTGTAATCACTCAATTCTTCATTCTCATCAGCTTGGACTAATCTCCTTTTAGTCGATAAGTCCAAGCTCTTTTATTTTATCTTTGTATTCTTTTACCGCTTTGCTCGGTTCCATTGCTATTTCTGCATTCGCTAAAAATTCTTTTTTCCATCTCTCTATATTCTTTGGAAGAATATTATTATCTTGTGCTATTTGATTTAAACTTTTCTCGCCTTTCAATGCTTCTAAAACTACTTGAGTTTTAAACTCTGCACTGTATTTTTTCCTTGCCATCTCATACCCCCTTTCTTGCCATTTTATCATATTTTTATTGTCGTTTTTCTTGGGGTATTATAGTCTTGTAATTTTTAATTTTGAGACAATATCAAAAACATCCTTTTTTAAATATCCTAATTCTATTAATTTCGAAAATATAAATAAATCAATTTCTTTCTGTTTCAAAGTTCCGAAAGATGGATTTAAATATAAATCAAACAATTCTTTTAAAACTTTTTTATTGAGTTCGTTGTTATTAAGATATCTATCTAACATAAGACTTAACCTTTAAATAATATTTCAACAAAATCATTAATAAAATTACTTCACTTAAAACCAAGGCAATACTTGCTCCCATATCTTTAAATAAATACACTAAAATAAAAGATAATATAATATTACTAACTCCTGTAATAATAATAGCTCTGCTAAATTCCTTTTTATATCCCATCGTTATAAGTCCTAAAACTCCAAAATAATAATTTAACCCTCCTATCAAAATTACTATACTCATTATTTTTAAATCCAAAATAATATTTTTTTGATAACTTCCTTCTACTAGATAAACTATAAAAGAAGAAAAAATAAATGTTAAAAAAACCATCAAAAGATAAATTCCAATAATATATTTTAAATACTTATTAGTAAAATCAAAAAAATATTTTTTATTATGTGAGAATTTATTTGAAAAATATGGAAAAACAGTATTTCCTGCTATATTTTGTAATGTTTGAATAATTTTAATTATCCTCTCTGCGATAGAATAATATCCAACATATAAATTATTTGATAAAAAGCCTAAAAGCAATGTATTGAAATTTCTATAAAAATTTCCGGCAAAATTAGCTACAAATATATGCCATCCATCAATGAAATATTTTTTAAGTATTTGTAAAGACTGAAATTTAAGTTTTATTTTAAAATCTTTCATAATGATATATAAAGCAATTATACCGGCTGCTATAAATCCTAATGAATTAATTAAAGGTACTTTCCAATAATCGCTCTCGTTATGAATAAATATAAATATAGCTATTGTAAATATAACTTTTGCTAAAATATTTAA comes from Hippea maritima DSM 10411 and encodes:
- a CDS encoding glycosyltransferase; this encodes MKKILLITSRLPYPPIGGDKLKNYNLIKILSKRYEVHLVTITSEKLGDKSKEFLKKYTTTYKVFQKNKLELFFSLSKSLFNKEPLQVNYYYFKDVQNYINNVAKDKDLIISTLVRTTKYVINLNKPKIFDMADSIGQNYKKSIKKVKSPLWKLVYSIEADRLLNYEKKMINIFDSTFMFNKEEIKYFNNDKIKFLPHGVNEDLLEYEKINDKYKDYVAFFGKMDYQPNIDAVLWFVENVFNKLNKNIKFIIVGAKPTKQILNLTNKYKNIEVTGFVEDPYEILKSSLCVVAPMQTGAGIQNKILESMALGTINVVSSLAANPIGANHKKEFLVSDEPDEIANTINDIQKNKVKYEYLKSNAREFIRNNFTWTIYGNVYTNEIERLLNDSKK
- the gmhA gene encoding D-sedoheptulose 7-phosphate isomerase, with the translated sequence MKNFVKNQIKKSYEVKKNMLDNEKLIDEILEIGNLLIETYKKGNKLLIAGNGGSAADAQHIAGELVSKFYFDRPALPAIALTTDTSIITAIGNDYGYEYLFSRQIEANGVKGDVFLGISTSGNSKNIIEGLKTAKEKGLITIGLTGESGGKMKNLCDYCICVPSRETPRIQEAHILIGHILCSVIEEAIFGKGF
- the istB gene encoding IS21-like element helper ATPase IstB codes for the protein MKGVENVKDMKNIERRLKEFKLSGIAKTLEARNRYAIDNNLTYIDFLKLLLEDEYINRQSNSFRKRLTKSKLDTTKTLDSYDFTYQPKLNKKELLDIASCRFIEEKKNIIFMGNPGVGKTHLANAIGLEALKQGYKVLFIHTNDLILKLISARGDGTYTSILNQILSSDLLIIDEVGFKKIPSNYVDEFFEVIRRRYEKGSIIITTNRPFEEWANIFSDAVLASAIVDRLVHHCHIFKITGESYRIKHLKEAKDNQNSLN
- a CDS encoding glycosyltransferase family 4 protein encodes the protein MKIALFNTLYTPYIMGGAEKSTQLLAEQLVKKGFDVVVVSTGKKDEENIINGVKVYYVHIPNIFWRYDANSQNSLKRSIWRAIDYYNVFTFNKIEKILQKEKPDICHTNNIGGFSVSLWSIIKKLNFPLVHTIRDYYSICATSKMLKNGQSCEKQCLECKIYTYNKKVVSQKVDAVTGVSKFILDKHLEHGYFKNAKIKTYIYNPILKIDLEFEKQNNKNVIFGYFGLISSIKGVELLLENFQKIDNPNIRLILAGKEHYNGYIEKLKQKYNDERVEFIGFVKPEDFFKKIDVLIHPTLWFEPFARSIIEAFSYKVPVIASYKGGNIEAIDENKTGFLFKNQDELIDKMNFFIDNPSEIVKMQDECIKKAKSLLVENIVEEYIGVYKELL
- the hddA gene encoding D-glycero-D-manno-heptose 7-phosphate kinase, yielding MIVRSKAPLRLGLAGGGTDLDVYASKYVGYVLNTTISLYAHTTLEELNNGKIIFHSLDNNEYLEIDSKEFLELDGEMDLYKGIYNRIVKNFFKKPLSFKLTTYSDVPSGSGLGGSSTLVVAIIKAFVEWLHLPLGEYDIARLAYEIEREDIGIVGGAQDQYAATFGGFNFMEFYGDKRVIVNPLRIKNWIIDEMQESMILYFTGIQRSASVIEKEKESVLKKEKSLEAMHEVKEDAVRMKEYLLKGDIKNFAKILGKSWEAKKRVSSAISNSEIDRVYNLAMENGAYSGKVSGAGGGGFMFFMVDPTKKYHLINLLNKQGGQVYNFHFTKEGTKGWKV
- a CDS encoding Mu transposase domain-containing protein; translated protein: MPVISNNSRRKKKVKYWIFSMVLSYSRYRYYELVDNQSIPTFINCHINAFEYFSGAPKAIKIDNLKSGVLHVNFYEPEIQHEYARMLEYYNSSAVACRVRKPNEKGKVESSIKYIKNNFLKSIRAEGIEDIDTVKEKLLFWQDNICNAKLHGTTRKIPKDEFLNVEKEKLNRLPDRRYETYDIAKRTVNTYSHIYYRYNYYSVPEKYISEKLNIRSNGKIMEIYDSSFNLIATHELSQSKGEFITKESHKPKMKKNPTDSEYTTMTLDIGESAYLFYKRLRKEKPASYHRVMRGVMSLSKGYPKETMELAFKRAIDFNCISYSSLKSILKNELYNIPYDKPDSPIALGFYNPLRAYDEMTDIKADMKTDIMSGE
- a CDS encoding D-glycero-alpha-D-manno-heptose-1,7-bisphosphate 7-phosphatase, which encodes MKTLFLDRDGVINKKIENDYVRNWEQFEFLPNVIEALKILNSLFDRIIIVTNQRGIGRKLMTEKDLEVIHKNMLSVLSKENIKIDKIYYCPHDYKKEICNCRKPKIGMALQAKKDFPDIDFRNSIMVGDSLSDIEFGKKLE
- a CDS encoding glycosyltransferase, whose product is MKVCAVIVTYGDRFHLLKQVMDACYNEGVNKIIVVDNASEENSKKQLKEYEEKESRLKVIYLDENTGSAGGYKRGLQEAYKCEECEFIWLLDDDNQPQKDSLKVLKDFWNKLKDENKEEKVSLLSYRPDRIQYKEAIMTDNPDLVLGRKNSFLGFHIIDLPKKVIRVLKRKIGIKTFHENPNIKSGKVAVAPYGGMFFHKKLIDSIGYPKEEFFLYADDHEWSYRITKSGGKIFVVLDSILEDIDVSWQLENKATSPFYSYLNEGNKFRVYYTVRNRVNFEKNIISSNFYYNLNKKLFFSFLSLYKNKKNQEQYNIFRKAVNDGLNNTLGRQL
- the hddC gene encoding D-glycero-D-manno-heptose 1-phosphate guanosyltransferase, translated to MEAIVLAGGLGTRLRSVVSDVPKPMAPINDKPFLEYILEFLNNQNIKKVILSVGYKWEVIKDYFGDKYKDIELVYNIEKEQLGTGGAIKDSLRLTKNDEVYVLNGDTFFDVDLSKMKLDSNLIEIALKEMKDFDRYGVVEIDEDGYIQNFKEKSYYNQGFINGGIYLLKREIFDDFNLPKKFSFEEFLENNFQNLKAKGKVFNSYFIDIGIPEDYEKAKRYFSENFIFR